TTATTTTTGTCGagttatatcaaaattttaatattttaaggttttttaattgtatatttAAGTCTTTTATAATTTATGGGTTGGTTCTTCAAATACTACAAGTGCAATTAAAAAGAGGATGAGAATCTTCATCattataattgttatttttatttaattaatggaTTCGTATATTTCGTAAATATATTTAGTCGTATCTTcaaatcttttataatttatggGTCTGCTCTTAAAATATTGCAATCGCAATTGAGAAGAGGATGAGAGTTTTCattattataactattttttttttcatttgattagtAGATTCGTATATCTCGTAAATATAGGAACCACAAAATTGTGTTAAAAATCTcgtttttcatttgtttatgctCGTATGTGGTTTGGTTAATAAAAAGCAAAAACGAAAATAAGAATGTATCACACCATGGATTGTAAAGAATGTCAGCAATCTAAAATCCCACATGCAAGGAAATGAACTACTCATATAAGCATAATAACCATATAATAATTAAGCAATGGGTCCTGAAAAGATAGTGAAAAAGAGAGGCTAATTGGACAGAGAAAGAAACTCTTCATCCCTGACATAGCTTTCGCTAGCTCTCATCTGCTAAGGCTGCATATTTTATTCTGTTAGGCTACTTCACTAGTGatcaatcataaatattatagcTCATAGGGAGCTTTCAAGCTCCAAGTTTGTGAACCTTCAAGAAGACAGAATGATATATGATTGAAGGAATTAAACATCACCAAAAGTTTTGAGGGGTCTAAAAACGATCAAAGACTTTGTTGTATTAAAGATGGAGACATCAAAACCAGGTTGGGAATGAGAGATTCTTTGGGGACATTTAGCTGTTGGAGTCTCCTTTTCAAGGATCATTTCACTATACAACACAACTTGCCTATGTTTTCCAAGCATTCTATTATTATTCTGttgaataataaattctatgtttttattttattttattttttttttctatttttctcgagttaagaggaaaaaaaaaaaaaccaatgataTTTTAAGGAAATAGCATGATAGAAAAATGTGATGAAAACGACTTGCATCCaattatgtagatattatccgttttgaattcaaaaagattctcatagttttaaaatacatttacaaggttaagaggattatatatatatcttctcaataattttctctcttatctaaacattacaaatgatatcagaACTAAGTTCTCAACCCTGATGTGGAGGTTTGTTTGACTCTGTAGGGATGTTTGTTAATTTGGTCTTAtaattagggatgacaatgagaCGAGTTTTTTTCGAGTACCCGTCTCACCCCTAATGGGACgagtttcaattttaattaaacgggtttgagaattttttcttaaaacttgGGACGGGTTCGGGTATTGTCTTGTCCTgccttaattatatataaaattaatttaatttattttttattttactatttttaatagatagataataataaaatatttttaataaaataagttataaaaaatataataatttaattatttataaaatatatttattgtaatgtaattaaaaaaaaaagttaaactagAGCGGGACAGGGTGGTATGAGAATTTCTCATACCCCACCCCtccccatttaattttttaagtggGATGagaatgataattattttgaataaacgggaCGGGGTTGAAATAGGGGCAACTCATCCCGAACCTGCCCGATTATCATCCCTACTCATAATTTAATGAGATATAATAAGAACGTTATGTCTACACGAGTGATGTTTGTAATATCTTATATCGAATAATGAAAAAAGTTATTGAACCATATACGTATAAACTTTTCTTAACTttgtatatgtattttaaagttatgaaagccccctcatattcaaaatagacaatatttataaaattgggtATGGGTTAGAAAAAGAaactatatgtatatatattgacACTTAGTTTTTGAAAGgagaaatgaatgaattttaagCTACTTTACAAGATTTGATGAGtaaatacttatatttatttatttatttatttattgaggaTGTAAGTGAAGTAACACCTAATATTCTGTCATTATGAGTAGAAAAAAAGTCAGAATTAAAATGGGTCGTCTTCCAAAACTGCTAACCTACATTGGGAGGTGGAATCATAAGTGGCCTCCTTTTCAGTTGAGCTGCTTTGAAAGCCTCATGCCACTCAGAAGCATgtcatttttaaaatcccatGAACCTGGCATGTCATTTTCAAAATCCTACACCTTCTGTTGGACGGTGTCCCCATTCTCACTGTTTTTTCCCTCATCCCTCATACAACAAATGGACCAGTTGGGCTCAAGATTGTGAGCAGTGGGCACACCCTTGGTCTAAGTGGAACAACTGATTGTGTACTCGAACACCCTGGCTACCTCTTCCACCTGATCTTCTTTACCTGCAAGGAAAATCCACTTCTAAAAGAAGTTTCTCTGTAGACTCCTCCAATcttgaaattaattttgtaaatatgacTACCAACAACCTACATTAATGCCAACCACAGTATCCTGGTCAGTCTCCAAATATTTCAAGACTTCCAGGGGTCTTAACTTACTGTACCCTAAATCATAAGAGggtgaaaaatattatatgggACAACTCcctctaaaaaaatttagagttcACAATCTAACAATTCATGGGAGTGTTGTACTTCGATCGACTTTTCCACCTTGGGATCCCTTATATTTCTATTCGATTACTTGGGTTGGTTTTATTACATATTAAAGGTTATTTGAAATGCGTTTCACgttaattttagaaagtatttttatcatttctgctgcttaaaaaattttacttaaaaagattaaaaatattttttaaaattattgtcgaACGCACTCTTCATATGCTAAGCTCAGCTATTTCATTTAGAGTAACAAATATTTGGCTCATGCAATCTGATCAAATCTAACCAAAACCGACCCATTACTAGCTTACTTTGTTCcacttaattaaattatttaataccGCAGAAGTCTACTTCCAGACTCTATCATAGCAATTACAACTCCCACCAAACTCTTTCCCCACAACTCCCATCAAACTCACATTTCATCTCCCACCACTATTTAATTCTCacaaagcctttttttttcagTCCATCTCTCCAGGCTTTCCACAGAAAAACATTTTGGTTGAAGTGATGGCACACATGTATACCCCTTGGTTTTTCTTCGTTCAATTGCTAATCCTAGTTGCAGAGTCTAGAGCCAAGGTTCCTGCAGTCATTGTATTTGGAGATTCATCAGTTGATGCCGGCAATAACAACCAAATTTCTACCGTCCTCAAGAGCAATTTCGTGCCTTATGGCCGTGACTTCACTGGTGGCCGCCCCACCGGGCGGTTCTCCAATGGGAGAATTCCCCCAGACTTCATCTCTGAGGCGTTTGGGCTCAAGCCTACTGTGCCTGCCTACTTGGATCCTAATTATAATATTTCCGACTTCGCCACTGGAGTATGCTTTGCTTCAGCTGGAACAGGCTATGATAATCAGACCTCAGATGTTCTTGTAAGTTCCCACTGATCAATTCACATTTCCCTACAGTTGATCATATTAAAGGGCATTagctaattttttcttttttgggttcaTTTTGTAGTCTGTGATACCTCTGTGGAAGGAATTGGAGTACTACAAGGAGTATCAGAAGAAACTGAGAGCCTACCTTGGGGAAGAAAAGGCCAATGAAATATTGAGTGAGTCCCTGTACTTAATGAGCTTGGGGACTAATGATTTCCTTGAGAACTACTACATTTTCTCCGGCCGGTCATCGCAGTATACCGTCCCACAATACGAGGACTTCCTAGTGGGGATCGCCGGGAATTTCATCAAGGAGATTTACAGTCTGGGTGCCCGGAAAGTATCCCTTGGTGGGCTTCCTCCAATGGGGTGTTTGCCACTGGAGAGAACCACAAATTTCTTTGGTGGAAGTGAATGCATAGAACGGTACAACAATGTGGCCATGGAGTTTAATGGGAAGTTGAATACTTTGGTTGGGAAATTGAACAAGCAGCTCCCCGGAATCAAGGTCGTCCTGTCCAATCCCTATTTCATCCTCCAGAAAATCATCCGGAAACCTTCCTCTTATGGTAAGCCACCCCTTTTCCCTCCTCTTTTCCAACTCTTAATAAAAAGATTTGGATTACCTGGTAATCCAAATCCtaattttgattgttttatgggtaaatttttttctttttaagtgaTGAATACCAAAACCACTCAATTAAAAAGCTCTCGGAACTACTCCCACGACTTTAAAATGCGGGTCAATTGGATCAACCAACTTTCTTTCTCGTAGTAGTTTCTGGATAGTTAGAAAACTTCAATGAATTATTCCCTTggcttttaaaatattatattagatCGGGTCAAATAAGCCCATTTGAACACTCAAATCCATTTCCAAAGCCAATTTTCAAATCGACTCCACATTGACACGAAGCCATCAAAGGGAGTAAACAAGCTTAATTAAGTCCACACCGGTACTCCAGCTGCTCCATTGACTCACGCCCTGCGCCATTGCAGTTGGAATTTATATCTAGTAAACATAAATGGGCAAAATAGGTTGGAAGTAAGCCCTGTAGAGCTTCATAAAAGCTCCAAAAATGGCAgaactaataaatattttacagGTAGAAGAATGCCCAACTTCATTTCTGTGACCAATTTCTTGTTGATTTGGTGAACTGCAGGCTACGAAAATGCAGCGGTGGCGTGCTGTGCGACGGGGATGTTCGAGATGGGGTACTTGTGTAATCGGTATAATATGCTCACATGCTCAGACGCCAGCAAATACGTCTTCTGGGATTCTTTCCATCCAACGGAGAAGACTAATGGTATCATATCTGATCATGTGGTGAAGACtgttttaaaggtttttctttgatttttgttgtAGCAGAACGTGTGGTATTGGTCGCCTTCCTATATGTCTAATGGTGTACCGCTCATGTTCATATGTAAAATTTAGGGTATCGATAATTTTTGgactataaaataataagatttgggtTACTAAGTTATACAAATGTGagatatgtatttttatttaataaatgtatatatatatatatatcgaaACGTGTCTTCATCAGGGTTTCTTAAAATCATAGAGCGGATTGCAGAATAGAATAATAATCAGAACTTTGGAGAAGATTTTGATttcaactaaaattctaaatttctaatGGCATAAATTTGGTATTGGGAAAATAAAACTTTTGCTGACACATGGTATGAAATGAGAGAGACAGATTTAAGAACCGGATCAGGCTTTGGAATAATGTTACAGTCACCATCCGACACATGGCACTCTTGAGGCGGTGGACTTGACTTTGCTCTCCGGTCTTCCACCAGCTGGGCTTTTATTAAATCCACGACGAAGTTGGTTGACAGCCTATTTTATTGCTTTCCATGTCCT
The window above is part of the Vitis riparia cultivar Riparia Gloire de Montpellier isolate 1030 chromosome 12, EGFV_Vit.rip_1.0, whole genome shotgun sequence genome. Proteins encoded here:
- the LOC117926748 gene encoding GDSL esterase/lipase At4g26790-like — translated: MAHMYTPWFFFVQLLILVAESRAKVPAVIVFGDSSVDAGNNNQISTVLKSNFVPYGRDFTGGRPTGRFSNGRIPPDFISEAFGLKPTVPAYLDPNYNISDFATGVCFASAGTGYDNQTSDVLSVIPLWKELEYYKEYQKKLRAYLGEEKANEILSESLYLMSLGTNDFLENYYIFSGRSSQYTVPQYEDFLVGIAGNFIKEIYSLGARKVSLGGLPPMGCLPLERTTNFFGGSECIERYNNVAMEFNGKLNTLVGKLNKQLPGIKVVLSNPYFILQKIIRKPSSYGYENAAVACCATGMFEMGYLCNRYNMLTCSDASKYVFWDSFHPTEKTNGIISDHVVKTVLKVFL